A window of Castanea sativa cultivar Marrone di Chiusa Pesio chromosome 1, ASM4071231v1 contains these coding sequences:
- the LOC142612277 gene encoding trihelix transcription factor GTL1 isoform X1 codes for MQQGGGGSNKAQYEMSAAGANPNPMGMESSEQGGGGQLVVEAASPISSRPPASASASASASAAVNLDELMPLQGDEVGDEADRAGGAAGGVGGGNRWPRQETLALLRIRSEMDAVFRDATLKGPLWEDVSRKLAELGYKRNAKKCKEKFENVHKYYKRTKEGRAGRQDGKSYKFFSELEALHSSSPASSSAATTSNNASPFLISPPPATTTTNPAVAVASSTAGIGIISNPMPISSVRVSQAPPPTIGIFPANPSASTAAMTAPVVSVQPPAAAVIRTTTQLPTGISFSSNSSSSSLGTNDDDDDEESLELEGEPSNVGSSRKRKRGSSSSSGTRRMMQFFENLMKQVMHKQEVMQQRFLEAIEKREHDRMIRDEAWKRQEMARLAREHEVMAQDRAISASRDAAIVSFLQKITGQTIQLPPPAPPLSFPAAPPPPPVSQQAPIPTPTPAPAPPPSQSQQQQQQQVHQHSQIFSQVVMAVPEQQVPPQAQDIIMSGGGGSFEATSSSRWPKVEVLALIKLRSGLEQRYQEAGPKGPLWEEISAGMHRMGYKRNPKRCKEKWENINKYYKKVKESNKKRPEDAKTCPYFHELDALYRKKILGGGSTSGGGGTSTTFVNQNMPQQQQEETIKQDTSDAPAAAIMPTPQTQQQPLAATTASENKNGASTHVQAQTQSSNVGLPEDLFGEGIGGAPKKPEDIVKELMEQQKHQRRQQLIVEDYDKIEEAESDNMDDQEEEEEEEEDEDEDDDNEELEVERKVSYKIEFQRQNTGSSNGGGNGPPSFLALVQ; via the exons ATGCAACAAGGAGGTGGAGGGTCTAATAAAGCTCAGTACGAAATGAGTGCTGCTGGAGCTAACCCGAACCCGATGGGTATGGAGAGCAGCGAGCAAGGTGGTGGTGGTCAGCTAGTAGTAGAAGCGGCTTCGCCTATCAGCAGCCGACCTCCTGCCTCGGCCTCAGCCTCAGCCTCAGCCTCAGCCGCAGTTAATTTGGATGAACTGATGCCTTTACAAGGCGATGAAGTTGGGGATGAGGCTGATCGAGCAGGAGGAGCAGCCGGTGGCGTTGGCGGTGGTAATCGGTGGCCTCGTCAAGAGACTTTAGCACTTCTCAGAATTAGGTCGGAGATGGACGCTGTTTTCCGTGATGCCACTCTCAAGGGCCCTCTCTGGGAAGATGTTTCTAG GAAGCTAGCGGAGCTGGGATACAAAAGGAATGCCAAGAAATGCAAGGAAAAATTCGAAAACGTTCACAAGTATTACAAGCGAACAAAGGAAGGGCGAGCCGGTCGTCAAGATGGGAAAAGCTACAAGTTCTTCAGCGAGCTTGAGGCTCTCCATAGCTCATCACCTGCCAGTAGCAGTGCCGCCACCACCAGCAATAACGCCTCACCTTTCCTCATATCGCCGCCACCCGCGACGACTACTACCAACCCAGCTGTTGCTGTTGCTTCCAGTACAGCTGGGATAGGCATCATCAGCAACCCTATGCCAATCTCATCAGTCAGAGTTTCCCAAGCTCCTCCTCCTACTATCGGAATATTTCCTGCCAATCCGAGTGCATCAACAGCAGCGATGACTGCACCTGTGGTGTCTGTACAACCACCTGCAGCTGCAGTAATAAGAACAACCACCCAACTACCCACTGGTATCAGCTTTTCATCTAATAGTTCTTCCTCTTCTCTGGGCACCAATGACGATGACGATGATGAGGAGAGCCTAGAACTAGAAGGGGAGCCATCTAACGTAGGTAGCAGCCGCAAACGTAAACGGGGGTCATCATCAAGCAGTGGCACCCGTAGGATGATGCAATTCTTTGAGAATCTAATGAAACAGGTAATGCACAAGCAAGAAGTGATGCAACAAAGATTTCTGGAAGCCATTGAGAAAAGAGAGCATGACAGGATGATAAGAGACGAAGCTTGGAAGAGGCAAGAGATGGCTAGGCTTGCCCGCGAGCACGAGGTCATGGCTCAGGACCGAGCCATCTCTGCTTCTAGGGATGCCGCCATTGTTTCTTTTCTACAAAAGATTACTGGCCAGACCATCCAATTACCTCCACCTGCACCACCTCTAAGTTTTCCTGCTGCCCCACCACCACCGCCTGTGTCGCAGCAAGCCCCTATCCCCACGCCAACTCCAGCGCCAGCGCCGCCACCATCACAAtcacaacaacagcaacagcaacaagtTCACCAACATTCTCAAATCTTCTCCCAAGTAGTGATGGCTGTGCCAGAACAACAGGTACCCCCACAGGCACAGGACATTATTATGAGTGGTGGAGGAGGGAGCTTTGAAGCAACATCATCCTCGAGATGGCCCAAGGTAGAAGTTCTTGCACTTATAAAGTTGAGGAGTGGGCTTGAACAAAGGTACCAAGAGGCAGGGCCCAAAGGTCCACTTTGGGAAGAAATTTCAGCTGGGATGCACAGGATGGGTTACAAGAGGAATCCGAAGAGATGCAAGGAAAAATGGGAGAACATCAATAAGTACTACAAGAAGGTGAAGGAAAGCAACAAGAAACGCCCCGAAGATGCAAAAACCTGTCCTTACTTTCACGAACTAGATGCCCTTTACCGGAAAAAGATACTTGGCGGCGGCTCTACCAGTGGTGGCGGCGGCACCAGCACTACTTTTGTTAACCAAAATAtgccacaacaacaacaagaagagaCCATCAAGCAAGATACAAGTGATGCCCCAGCAGCAGCAATTATGCCAACTCCGCAAACGCAACAACAACCACtcgctgctaccactgcatctGAAAACAAAAATGGAGCTAGTACACATGTACAGGCCCAGACCCAGTCAAGCAATGTAGGTTTGCCAGAAGATCTCTTTGGAGAAGGCATTGGAGGGGCACCCAAGAAG CCAGAAGACATTGTGAAGGAGTTAATGGAGCAGCAAAAGCATCAACGTCGGCAACAATTAATAGTAGAAGACTATGACAAAATTGAGGAAGCTGAAAGCGACAATATGGATGatcaagaggaagaagaagaagaagaggaggacgAGGATGAAGACGATGACAATGAAGAATTAGAAGTGGAGAGGAAGGTGAgctataagatagaatttcagAGACAGAATACAGGGTCCTCTAATGGGGGAGGAAATGGACCACCCTCATTTTTGGCCTTAGTTCAATAG
- the LOC142612277 gene encoding trihelix transcription factor GTL1 isoform X2 has product MQQGGGGSNKAQYEMSAAGANPNPMGMESSEQGGGGQLVVEAASPISSRPPASASASASASAAVNLDELMPLQGDEVGDEADRAGGAAGGVGGGNRWPRQETLALLRIRSEMDAVFRDATLKGPLWEDVSRKLAELGYKRNAKKCKEKFENVHKYYKRTKEGRAGRQDGKSYKFFSELEALHSSSPASSSAATTSNNASPFLISPPPATTTTNPAVAVASSTAGIGIISNPMPISSVRVSQAPPPTIGIFPANPSASTAAMTAPVVSVQPPAAAVIRTTTQLPTGISFSSNSSSSSLGTNDDDDDEESLELEGEPSNVGSSRKRKRGSSSSSGTRRMMQFFENLMKQVMHKQEVMQQRFLEAIEKREHDRMIRDEAWKRQEMARLAREHEVMAQDRAISASRDAAIVSFLQKITGQTIQLPPPAPPLSFPAAPPPPPVSQQAPIPTPTPAPAPPPSQSQQQQQQQVHQHSQIFSQVVMAVPEQQVPPQAQDIIMSGGGGSFEATSSSRWPKVEVLALIKLRSGLEQRYQEAGPKGPLWEEISAGMHRMGYKRNPKRCKEKWENINKYYKKVKESNKKRPEDAKTCPYFHELDALYRKKILGGGSTSGGGGTSTTFVNQNMPQQQQEETIKQDTSDAPAAAIMPTPQTQQQPLAATTASENKNGASTHVQAQTQSSNVGLPEDLFGEGIGGAPKKKTL; this is encoded by the exons ATGCAACAAGGAGGTGGAGGGTCTAATAAAGCTCAGTACGAAATGAGTGCTGCTGGAGCTAACCCGAACCCGATGGGTATGGAGAGCAGCGAGCAAGGTGGTGGTGGTCAGCTAGTAGTAGAAGCGGCTTCGCCTATCAGCAGCCGACCTCCTGCCTCGGCCTCAGCCTCAGCCTCAGCCTCAGCCGCAGTTAATTTGGATGAACTGATGCCTTTACAAGGCGATGAAGTTGGGGATGAGGCTGATCGAGCAGGAGGAGCAGCCGGTGGCGTTGGCGGTGGTAATCGGTGGCCTCGTCAAGAGACTTTAGCACTTCTCAGAATTAGGTCGGAGATGGACGCTGTTTTCCGTGATGCCACTCTCAAGGGCCCTCTCTGGGAAGATGTTTCTAG GAAGCTAGCGGAGCTGGGATACAAAAGGAATGCCAAGAAATGCAAGGAAAAATTCGAAAACGTTCACAAGTATTACAAGCGAACAAAGGAAGGGCGAGCCGGTCGTCAAGATGGGAAAAGCTACAAGTTCTTCAGCGAGCTTGAGGCTCTCCATAGCTCATCACCTGCCAGTAGCAGTGCCGCCACCACCAGCAATAACGCCTCACCTTTCCTCATATCGCCGCCACCCGCGACGACTACTACCAACCCAGCTGTTGCTGTTGCTTCCAGTACAGCTGGGATAGGCATCATCAGCAACCCTATGCCAATCTCATCAGTCAGAGTTTCCCAAGCTCCTCCTCCTACTATCGGAATATTTCCTGCCAATCCGAGTGCATCAACAGCAGCGATGACTGCACCTGTGGTGTCTGTACAACCACCTGCAGCTGCAGTAATAAGAACAACCACCCAACTACCCACTGGTATCAGCTTTTCATCTAATAGTTCTTCCTCTTCTCTGGGCACCAATGACGATGACGATGATGAGGAGAGCCTAGAACTAGAAGGGGAGCCATCTAACGTAGGTAGCAGCCGCAAACGTAAACGGGGGTCATCATCAAGCAGTGGCACCCGTAGGATGATGCAATTCTTTGAGAATCTAATGAAACAGGTAATGCACAAGCAAGAAGTGATGCAACAAAGATTTCTGGAAGCCATTGAGAAAAGAGAGCATGACAGGATGATAAGAGACGAAGCTTGGAAGAGGCAAGAGATGGCTAGGCTTGCCCGCGAGCACGAGGTCATGGCTCAGGACCGAGCCATCTCTGCTTCTAGGGATGCCGCCATTGTTTCTTTTCTACAAAAGATTACTGGCCAGACCATCCAATTACCTCCACCTGCACCACCTCTAAGTTTTCCTGCTGCCCCACCACCACCGCCTGTGTCGCAGCAAGCCCCTATCCCCACGCCAACTCCAGCGCCAGCGCCGCCACCATCACAAtcacaacaacagcaacagcaacaagtTCACCAACATTCTCAAATCTTCTCCCAAGTAGTGATGGCTGTGCCAGAACAACAGGTACCCCCACAGGCACAGGACATTATTATGAGTGGTGGAGGAGGGAGCTTTGAAGCAACATCATCCTCGAGATGGCCCAAGGTAGAAGTTCTTGCACTTATAAAGTTGAGGAGTGGGCTTGAACAAAGGTACCAAGAGGCAGGGCCCAAAGGTCCACTTTGGGAAGAAATTTCAGCTGGGATGCACAGGATGGGTTACAAGAGGAATCCGAAGAGATGCAAGGAAAAATGGGAGAACATCAATAAGTACTACAAGAAGGTGAAGGAAAGCAACAAGAAACGCCCCGAAGATGCAAAAACCTGTCCTTACTTTCACGAACTAGATGCCCTTTACCGGAAAAAGATACTTGGCGGCGGCTCTACCAGTGGTGGCGGCGGCACCAGCACTACTTTTGTTAACCAAAATAtgccacaacaacaacaagaagagaCCATCAAGCAAGATACAAGTGATGCCCCAGCAGCAGCAATTATGCCAACTCCGCAAACGCAACAACAACCACtcgctgctaccactgcatctGAAAACAAAAATGGAGCTAGTACACATGTACAGGCCCAGACCCAGTCAAGCAATGTAGGTTTGCCAGAAGATCTCTTTGGAGAAGGCATTGGAGGGGCACCCAAGAAG AAGACATTGTGA